From Rutidosis leptorrhynchoides isolate AG116_Rl617_1_P2 chromosome 3, CSIRO_AGI_Rlap_v1, whole genome shotgun sequence, a single genomic window includes:
- the LOC139896848 gene encoding gibberellin 20-oxidase-like protein encodes MLAASKTCIVQLPVFDVSKPLTSSCLSLLSLACKEWGFFHIVNHGISKDLYKKLHYLSNKLFDLPHEQKLKVGPSSNIKTYTPHFIASPFFESIRVSGPDFFASAQSSAQVLLNQSKSEFSEVLREYGSIMKSLSNKIVKMLLMCLGDDFEKKFESEFCGCEGYLRINNYSPPQDIEINGKEVEGLGMHTDMSCITIVYQDELIGGLQVRSKQGKWMDIEPCGETLVVNIGDLMQAWSNGKLRSSEHRVVLKEPNKNRFSLAFFWCFEDDKLVFAPDEVVGGDNSKLRGYKPFLCGDYMKFRQNSEKGKFEKVGFTVKDFAGTGLIFP; translated from the exons ATGCTTGCCGCATCCAAAACTTGCATAGTACAACTTCCAGTTTTTGATGTATCTAAACCCTTAACCTCATCTTGCCTTTCCTTGCTGTCTTTAGCCTGTAAAGAATGGGGTTTCTTTCACATAGTAAACCATGGTATCTCCAAAGACCTTTACAAGAAGCTTCATTATCTATCGAATAAGCTTTTTGATCTACCGCACGAACAGAAACTTAAAGTGGGTCCCTCATCCAACATAAAAACATACACCCCTCATTTCATCGCCTCTCCTTTTTTTGAGTCGATTCGTGTTTCTGGACCTGATTTCTTTGCATCAGCACAGAGTTCTGCACAAGTGCTCTTGAACCAGTCAAAGTCAGAATTCAG TGAGGTGTTGAGAGAATATGGGAGCATAATGAAGAGTCTATCGAATAAAATCGTTAAGATGTTACTGATGTGTTTAGGAGATGATTTTGAAAAGAAATTTGAGTCCGAGTTCTGTGGCTGTGAAGGCTATTTACGCATAAATAATTACTCTCCACCCCAAGATATTGAAATAAATGGAAAAGAGGTTGAAGGGCTAGGTATGCACACGGATATGAGCTGCATAACGATAGTTTATCAGGACGAATTAATCGGTGGTCTTCAAGTGAGATCCAAACAAGGTAAATGGATGGACATAGAGCCATGTGGTGAAACATTAGTTGTAAATATTGGAGACTTGATGCAAGCTTGGAGCAATGGCAAGTTAAGGTCATCAGAGCATAGAGTTGTTTTAAAGGAACCTAATAAAAACAGGTTTTCACTTGCTTTCTTTTGGTGCTTTGAAGATGATAAGCTAGTTTTTGCACCTGATGAAGTTGTCGGGGGTGACAACAGCAAGTTGAGAGGGTATAAACCCTTTTTGTGTGGTGATTACATGAAATTTAGACAAAATAGTGAGAAAGGTAAGTTTGAAAAAGTTGGTTTCACTGTGAAAGATTTCGCAGGTACTGGATTAATATTTCCTTAA